Proteins from a single region of Desulfolutivibrio sulfoxidireducens:
- a CDS encoding potassium channel family protein, translating into MAVMQIGIIGLGKFGFHLGKNLVRLGHQVLGLDADPEKVRDAQALFTQVYQLEATDKKALEQIRVADMSHMVVSVGHSMEASILISLYLKELGVQKIWVKAVSTDHEKILRRIGVDEVFIPERYAAKQLAHRLVNPGLIEFLPMDQQVAIKELSVAAWAGKTLRQLDLTNTAGVQVIAYRLLGEKNYSYLPKADAPLRQGDFLVVVGNEKRLGELKP; encoded by the coding sequence ATGGCCGTCATGCAGATCGGAATCATCGGACTCGGAAAATTCGGGTTCCACCTGGGAAAAAATCTCGTGAGGCTGGGCCATCAGGTCCTTGGACTGGACGCGGACCCGGAAAAGGTGCGCGACGCCCAAGCCCTCTTCACCCAGGTCTATCAGCTCGAGGCCACGGACAAAAAGGCCCTGGAGCAGATACGGGTCGCGGACATGTCCCACATGGTGGTCAGCGTGGGACACTCCATGGAGGCCAGCATTCTCATCTCCCTGTACCTCAAGGAACTCGGGGTGCAAAAGATCTGGGTCAAGGCCGTGTCCACGGACCATGAGAAGATCCTGCGGCGCATCGGCGTGGACGAGGTGTTCATTCCCGAACGCTACGCCGCCAAACAGCTTGCCCATCGTCTGGTCAACCCCGGGCTCATCGAATTTCTGCCCATGGACCAACAGGTGGCCATCAAGGAACTGTCCGTGGCCGCCTGGGCCGGGAAGACCCTGCGGCAGCTCGATTTGACCAATACCGCCGGGGTCCAGGTCATCGCCTACCGCCTGCTCGGCGAAAAAAACTATAGTTACCTCCCCAAGGCCGATGCCCCCCTGCGCCAGGGCGACTTTCTGGTGGTGGTGGGCAATGAAAAACGGCTCGGCGAACTTAAACCTTAG
- a CDS encoding TrkH family potassium uptake protein: MPTKKLLSPLALPIYVFAAAILAGAALLRSPASHAGPTVPFLDALFTATSATCVTGLVVVDTGSAFTPFGQGVILLLIQLGGLGIMTYASLFFYLWRRRVSLTDHIAVGQSLLQDPSFHLGHFLLRVVASVAVIEALGALLLYLMDPVGFSPFSAVFHSISAFCNAGFGLLPDNLMRYRGHVGVNLVIMALIVLGGLGFTVIVELYRLSRQRLRPRARLVPWRGLSWYSRTVLSTSAFLIVAGAALLFLGEYALSTWTDWADAALAAMFQSVTCRTAGFNTVDIGRMGEASLGIMILLMFIGGSPGSCAGGIKTTTFRVLAAFGRAQMRGGRQAVIGRFAVDDATLNRAVTLTIFAMGIVLVSLLVLCFTEGATQAHHLAPGRFLDILFEVVSAFGTVGLSTGLTPNLTPAGKIVVIGLMFVGRLGPIVFLSVLQGFQERPRYQWPEQGMLIG, from the coding sequence ATGCCCACCAAAAAGCTCCTCTCGCCGCTGGCCCTGCCCATCTACGTGTTTGCCGCCGCCATCCTCGCCGGAGCGGCCCTGCTGCGCAGTCCCGCAAGCCACGCCGGCCCCACGGTTCCCTTCCTGGACGCCCTTTTCACCGCCACCTCGGCCACCTGCGTCACCGGCCTTGTCGTGGTGGATACGGGCTCGGCCTTCACCCCCTTCGGCCAGGGCGTCATTCTCCTGCTCATCCAGCTCGGGGGCCTGGGTATTATGACCTACGCCAGCCTGTTTTTTTATCTGTGGCGGCGTCGGGTCTCGCTCACCGACCACATTGCCGTGGGCCAGAGCCTGCTGCAGGACCCGTCCTTCCACCTGGGCCATTTCCTGTTGCGGGTGGTGGCCAGCGTGGCGGTCATCGAGGCCTTGGGCGCGCTTCTGCTGTACCTCATGGACCCGGTGGGCTTTTCCCCCTTCTCGGCCGTGTTCCACTCGATTTCGGCCTTTTGCAACGCGGGGTTCGGTCTTCTCCCGGACAACCTCATGCGCTATCGGGGCCATGTCGGGGTGAACCTGGTGATCATGGCCCTTATCGTCCTTGGGGGGCTGGGGTTTACCGTCATCGTGGAACTCTACCGCCTTTCCCGGCAGCGGTTGCGCCCTCGCGCGCGGCTGGTTCCCTGGCGGGGCCTGAGTTGGTATTCCCGGACGGTCCTTTCCACCTCCGCCTTCCTGATCGTGGCCGGGGCGGCCCTGCTGTTCCTGGGGGAATACGCCCTCTCGACGTGGACAGACTGGGCGGATGCCGCCCTGGCCGCCATGTTCCAGTCCGTGACCTGCCGTACCGCCGGGTTCAACACCGTGGATATCGGCCGTATGGGCGAGGCCTCGCTGGGGATCATGATCCTGCTCATGTTCATCGGCGGTTCCCCGGGGTCCTGCGCCGGAGGGATCAAGACCACCACCTTCCGGGTCCTGGCGGCCTTTGGCCGGGCCCAGATGCGCGGCGGCAGGCAGGCCGTGATCGGGCGGTTCGCCGTGGACGACGCCACCCTGAACCGGGCCGTGACCCTGACCATCTTCGCCATGGGCATCGTGCTTGTTTCGCTCCTGGTCCTGTGCTTTACCGAGGGAGCCACCCAGGCCCACCACCTGGCCCCGGGACGGTTTCTGGATATCCTGTTCGAGGTGGTCTCGGCGTTCGGCACTGTGGGCCTGTCCACCGGGCTGACTCCCAATCTGACGCCCGCCGGGAAGATCGTGGTGATCGGGCTGATGTTCGTGGGGCGGCTCGGGCCCATTGTGTTTTTGTCCGTGCTCCAGGGGTTTCAGGAGCGGCCGCGGTACCAGTGGCCGGAACAGGGCATGCTCATCGGCTAG